A single region of the Oryzias latipes chromosome 19, ASM223467v1 genome encodes:
- the LOC101161025 gene encoding elastase-1, whose product MRCEPAGDSVEKTMAVPGPPLSWPLPLLLLLLLLSKASRPAAAFTLNAGQEPEHKILHLDWPQDCGMAYFKPNMAERIVSGNEARPHSWPWQVSLQVRPRGSKHYVHVCGGTLIHKNWVLTAAHCFQKGKAEDAGSWRIVLGKHQLKRSETAERIFPVKRIYRHESFRYPTHSELDYDIALVKAGTDIPPSNFIRYACLPRKQTGLRPGHYCWVTGWGDTRGGKDNVSLAEALNQARLPIIDFKTCRQKKFWGDRVRDSMICAGFRDTEDPPAACQGDSGGPLLCQLDRDRWEVHGVVSFGPIGCTVENKPSVFTRTATYIPWIEATRIRDFFLH is encoded by the exons ATGAGATGTGAACCTGCTGGTGATTCTGTGGAAAAAACCATGGCTGTACCAGGACCTCCTCTGTCTTGGCCTCTgcctctgttgctgctgctgctgctgttgagcAAGGCATCCCGGCCTGCAGCTGCATTCACTCTCAATGCTGGACAGGAACCAGAGCACAAAATCCTCCACCTGG ATTGGCCTCAGGACTGTGGTATGGCCTACTTTAAGCCCAACATGGCCGAGAGGATTGTGTCTGGGAATGAAGCCCGACCTCACTCCTGGCCCTGGCAAGTCTCTTTGCAG GTTCGTCCCAGAGGGAGCAAACATTACGTTCATGTCTGTGGAGGGACTCTCATCCATAAGAACTGGGTCCTTACAGCAGCTCACTGCTTCCAGAA GGGGAAAGCTGAGGATGCTGGGAGCTGGAGGATCGTGCTGGGGAAGCACCAGCTGAAGCGTTCTGAGACCGCAGAGAGGATCTTCCCCGTCAAAAGGATCTATCGGCATGAAAGCTTCCGCTACCCCACCCACAGTGAGCTGGACTACGACATCGCCCTGGTGAAGGCCGGCACGGACATCCCACCATCAAACTTCATCCGTTACGCCTGCCTGCCGCGCAAGCAGACCGGCCTCAGACCAGGACACTACTGCTGGGTCACGGGCTGGGGAGACACCCGCG GTGGGAAGGACAACGTCTCCCTGGCAGAAGCGTTGAATCAAGCCCGTCTGCCAATCATCGACTTCAAAACCTGCCGGCAGAAGAAATTCTGGGGTGACCGTGTCAGAGACTCTATGATCTGCGCCGGATTCAGAGACACAGAGGACCCACCTGCTGCCTGCCAG GGCGACTCTGGGGGTCCTCTGCTCTGCCAGCTGGACCGAGACCGCTGGGAGGTGCATGGAGTGGTGAGCTTCGGCCCCATCGGCTGCACCGTTGAGAATAAACCCAGCGTGTTCACCCGCACAGCCACCTACATCCCATGGATTGAGGCGACTCGCATCAGGGACTTTTTCCTGCACTGA
- the timm23 gene encoding mitochondrial import inner membrane translocase subunit Tim23 produces the protein MDNNSQGSGGFKGGLGSIFGGGAPEYSNTELAGVPLTGMSPLSPYLNVDPRYLVQDTDEFILPTGANKTRGRFELAFFTIGGSCMTGAALGAINGLRMGLKETRDMTWSKPRNVQILNMVTRQGGSWANSLGSVALLYSVFGVAIEKARGAEDDINTMAAGTLTGMLFKSASGLKGAARGGLLGLALSGAYAVYNNWDHLTGSSSSSRLY, from the exons ATGGATAATAATTCACAAGGATCTGGGGGATTTAAAGGAGGTCTCGGAAGTATTTTTGGAGGGGGTGCCCCAGAATACTCCAATACAGAGCTGGCTGGAGTTCCGC TGACTGGGATGAGTCCCCTGTCCCCTTACCTCAACGTGGACCCTCGATACCTGGTTCAG GACACAGATGAGTTCATTTTACCCACTGGGGCTAATAAAACTAGGGGGAGGTTTGAGCTGGCGTTCTTCACCATTGGAGGTTCCTGTATGACAG gagctgcCCTGGGAGCCATCAACGGTCTTAGGATGGGTCTGAAGGAGACCAGAGATATGACGTGGTCCAAACCACGAAATGTTCA AATTCTTAATATGGTAACCAGACAAGGGGGATCATGGGCCAACTCTCTAGGCTCTGTTG cctTGTTGTACAGTGTTTTTGGTGTGGCGATAGAGAAGGCCAGAGGAGCAGAGGATGACATCAACACAATGGCTGCCGGCACATTAACAGGAATGCTCTTTAAATCTGCAA GCGGACTGAAGGGTGCAGCCCGCGGAGGCCTGCTTGGTTTGGCGTTGTCTGGAGCTTATGCCGTTTACAACAACTGGGACCATCTCACcggctcctcctcatcctcgcgACTATACTAA
- the LOC101161529 gene encoding protein quaking-B-like isoform X5 has protein sequence MVGETEVKERPKSNPDYLMQLMNDRKVMSSLPNFSGIFTHLERLLDEEIGRVRKDMYNDTLNGGMFNGRDMEELPEAIGPVAQLQEKLYVPVKEYPDFNFVGRILGPRGLTAKQLEAETGCKIMVRGKGSMRDKKKEEMNRGKPNWEHLNEDLHVLITVEDTHNRAKIKLQRAINEVKKLLVPAAEGEDNLKKMQLMELAILNGTYRDANVKTPTATFPLGTPQAPRIITGPTPVLPPSLRNPAPVTTPTIMPLIRQIQSSALVPGASPHPALMQQGPESGIIYTPYEYPYTLTPSILEYPIDSTGVLVPSSCVFAAATATNP, from the exons ATGGTTGGAGAAACGGAGGTGAAGGAGAGACCCAAGTCCAACCCGGACTATTTAATGCAGCTGATGAACGACAGGAAGGTGATGAGCTCACTGCCCAACTTCAGCGGCATCTTCACGCATCTGGAGCGGCTGCTGGATGAAG AAATTGGCAGGGTGCGCAAAGACATGTACAACGACACGCTGAACGGCGGCATGTTCAACGGGCGCGACATGGAGGAGCTTCCTGAAGCCATCGGGCCTGTGGCTCAGCTGCAGGAGAAACTCTACGTCCCAGTCAAAGAGTACCCTGAT TTCAACTTCGTAGGGAGGATCCTGGGCCCGCGTGGACTGACGGCCAAACAACTGGAGGCCGAGACCGGCTGCAAGATCATGGTGCGAGGAAAAGGCTCCATGAGAGACAAGAAGAAG GAGGAGATGAACCGGGGTAAGCCCAACTGGGAGCACCTCAACGAGGACCTCCACGTCCTGATCACAGTGGAGGACACGCACAACCGTGCCAAGATCAAGCTCCAGCGGGCCATCAACGAGGTCAAGAAACTCCTCGTACCCGCT GCCGAGGGGGAGGACAACCTGAAGAAAATGCAGCTGATGGAGCTGGCCATTCTCAACGGGACCTATAGAGACGCCAATGTCAAGACGC CGACCGCCACCTTCCCTCTAGGGACTCCTCAGGCGCCTCGGATCATCACAGGCCCAACACCCGTCCTGCCTCCATCCCTGCGCAACCCCGCCCCAGTCACCACGCCCACAATTATGCCCCTGATTCGCCAGATCCAGAGCTCCGCCCTTGTTCCAGGAGCCAGTCCACACCCGGCACTGATGCAGCAGGGGCCTGAATCTGGAATCATCTACACCCCCTATGAGTACCCGTACACACTTACACCCTCCATACTGGAATACCCGATCGACTCAACTGGAGTTTTAG TCCcttcttcctgtgtttttgCAG CTGCCACGGCAACTAACCCATGA
- the LOC101161529 gene encoding protein quaking-B-like isoform X2, giving the protein MVGETEVKERPKSNPDYLMQLMNDRKVMSSLPNFSGIFTHLERLLDEEIGRVRKDMYNDTLNGGMFNGRDMEELPEAIGPVAQLQEKLYVPVKEYPDFNFVGRILGPRGLTAKQLEAETGCKIMVRGKGSMRDKKKEEMNRGKPNWEHLNEDLHVLITVEDTHNRAKIKLQRAINEVKKLLVPAAEGEDNLKKMQLMELAILNGTYRDANVKTPTATFPLGTPQAPRIITGPTPVLPPSLRNPAPVTTPTIMPLIRQIQSSALVPGASPHPALMQQGPESGIIYTPYEYPYTLTPSILEYPIDSTGVLVPSSCVFAGAMTTKVRRHDKRIHPYQRVVTTDRAATATNP; this is encoded by the exons ATGGTTGGAGAAACGGAGGTGAAGGAGAGACCCAAGTCCAACCCGGACTATTTAATGCAGCTGATGAACGACAGGAAGGTGATGAGCTCACTGCCCAACTTCAGCGGCATCTTCACGCATCTGGAGCGGCTGCTGGATGAAG AAATTGGCAGGGTGCGCAAAGACATGTACAACGACACGCTGAACGGCGGCATGTTCAACGGGCGCGACATGGAGGAGCTTCCTGAAGCCATCGGGCCTGTGGCTCAGCTGCAGGAGAAACTCTACGTCCCAGTCAAAGAGTACCCTGAT TTCAACTTCGTAGGGAGGATCCTGGGCCCGCGTGGACTGACGGCCAAACAACTGGAGGCCGAGACCGGCTGCAAGATCATGGTGCGAGGAAAAGGCTCCATGAGAGACAAGAAGAAG GAGGAGATGAACCGGGGTAAGCCCAACTGGGAGCACCTCAACGAGGACCTCCACGTCCTGATCACAGTGGAGGACACGCACAACCGTGCCAAGATCAAGCTCCAGCGGGCCATCAACGAGGTCAAGAAACTCCTCGTACCCGCT GCCGAGGGGGAGGACAACCTGAAGAAAATGCAGCTGATGGAGCTGGCCATTCTCAACGGGACCTATAGAGACGCCAATGTCAAGACGC CGACCGCCACCTTCCCTCTAGGGACTCCTCAGGCGCCTCGGATCATCACAGGCCCAACACCCGTCCTGCCTCCATCCCTGCGCAACCCCGCCCCAGTCACCACGCCCACAATTATGCCCCTGATTCGCCAGATCCAGAGCTCCGCCCTTGTTCCAGGAGCCAGTCCACACCCGGCACTGATGCAGCAGGGGCCTGAATCTGGAATCATCTACACCCCCTATGAGTACCCGTACACACTTACACCCTCCATACTGGAATACCCGATCGACTCAACTGGAGTTTTAG TCCcttcttcctgtgtttttgCAG GTGCCATGACCACTAAGGTACGACGCCACGACAAGAGAATCCATCCTTACCAAAGGGTAGTGACCACAGACAGAG CTGCCACGGCAACTAACCCATGA
- the LOC101161529 gene encoding protein quaking-B-like isoform X1 codes for MVGETEVKERPKSNPDYLMQLMNDRKVMSSLPNFSGIFTHLERLLDEEIGRVRKDMYNDTLNGGMFNGRDMEELPEAIGPVAQLQEKLYVPVKEYPDFNFVGRILGPRGLTAKQLEAETGCKIMVRGKGSMRDKKKEEMNRGKPNWEHLNEDLHVLITVEDTHNRAKIKLQRAINEVKKLLVPAAEGEDNLKKMQLMELAILNGTYRDANVKTPTATFPLGTPQAPRIITGPTPVLPPSLRNPAPVTTPTIMPLIRQIQSSALVPGASPHPALMQQGPESGIIYTPYEYPYTLTPSILEYPIDSTGVLVPSSCVFAAGAMTTKVRRHDKRIHPYQRVVTTDRAATATNP; via the exons ATGGTTGGAGAAACGGAGGTGAAGGAGAGACCCAAGTCCAACCCGGACTATTTAATGCAGCTGATGAACGACAGGAAGGTGATGAGCTCACTGCCCAACTTCAGCGGCATCTTCACGCATCTGGAGCGGCTGCTGGATGAAG AAATTGGCAGGGTGCGCAAAGACATGTACAACGACACGCTGAACGGCGGCATGTTCAACGGGCGCGACATGGAGGAGCTTCCTGAAGCCATCGGGCCTGTGGCTCAGCTGCAGGAGAAACTCTACGTCCCAGTCAAAGAGTACCCTGAT TTCAACTTCGTAGGGAGGATCCTGGGCCCGCGTGGACTGACGGCCAAACAACTGGAGGCCGAGACCGGCTGCAAGATCATGGTGCGAGGAAAAGGCTCCATGAGAGACAAGAAGAAG GAGGAGATGAACCGGGGTAAGCCCAACTGGGAGCACCTCAACGAGGACCTCCACGTCCTGATCACAGTGGAGGACACGCACAACCGTGCCAAGATCAAGCTCCAGCGGGCCATCAACGAGGTCAAGAAACTCCTCGTACCCGCT GCCGAGGGGGAGGACAACCTGAAGAAAATGCAGCTGATGGAGCTGGCCATTCTCAACGGGACCTATAGAGACGCCAATGTCAAGACGC CGACCGCCACCTTCCCTCTAGGGACTCCTCAGGCGCCTCGGATCATCACAGGCCCAACACCCGTCCTGCCTCCATCCCTGCGCAACCCCGCCCCAGTCACCACGCCCACAATTATGCCCCTGATTCGCCAGATCCAGAGCTCCGCCCTTGTTCCAGGAGCCAGTCCACACCCGGCACTGATGCAGCAGGGGCCTGAATCTGGAATCATCTACACCCCCTATGAGTACCCGTACACACTTACACCCTCCATACTGGAATACCCGATCGACTCAACTGGAGTTTTAG TCCcttcttcctgtgtttttgCAG CAGGTGCCATGACCACTAAGGTACGACGCCACGACAAGAGAATCCATCCTTACCAAAGGGTAGTGACCACAGACAGAG CTGCCACGGCAACTAACCCATGA
- the LOC101161529 gene encoding protein quaking-B-like isoform X3, which produces MVGETEVKERPKSNPDYLMQLMNDRKVMSSLPNFSGIFTHLERLLDEEIGRVRKDMYNDTLNGGMFNGRDMEELPEAIGPVAQLQEKLYVPVKEYPDFNFVGRILGPRGLTAKQLEAETGCKIMVRGKGSMRDKKKEEMNRGKPNWEHLNEDLHVLITVEDTHNRAKIKLQRAINEVKKLLVPAAEGEDNLKKMQLMELAILNGTYRDANVKTPTATFPLGTPQAPRIITGPTPVLPPSLRNPAPVTTPTIMPLIRQIQSSALVPGASPHPALMQQGPESGIIYTPYEYPYTLTPSILEYPIDSTGVLAGAMTTKVRRHDKRIHPYQRVVTTDRAATATNP; this is translated from the exons ATGGTTGGAGAAACGGAGGTGAAGGAGAGACCCAAGTCCAACCCGGACTATTTAATGCAGCTGATGAACGACAGGAAGGTGATGAGCTCACTGCCCAACTTCAGCGGCATCTTCACGCATCTGGAGCGGCTGCTGGATGAAG AAATTGGCAGGGTGCGCAAAGACATGTACAACGACACGCTGAACGGCGGCATGTTCAACGGGCGCGACATGGAGGAGCTTCCTGAAGCCATCGGGCCTGTGGCTCAGCTGCAGGAGAAACTCTACGTCCCAGTCAAAGAGTACCCTGAT TTCAACTTCGTAGGGAGGATCCTGGGCCCGCGTGGACTGACGGCCAAACAACTGGAGGCCGAGACCGGCTGCAAGATCATGGTGCGAGGAAAAGGCTCCATGAGAGACAAGAAGAAG GAGGAGATGAACCGGGGTAAGCCCAACTGGGAGCACCTCAACGAGGACCTCCACGTCCTGATCACAGTGGAGGACACGCACAACCGTGCCAAGATCAAGCTCCAGCGGGCCATCAACGAGGTCAAGAAACTCCTCGTACCCGCT GCCGAGGGGGAGGACAACCTGAAGAAAATGCAGCTGATGGAGCTGGCCATTCTCAACGGGACCTATAGAGACGCCAATGTCAAGACGC CGACCGCCACCTTCCCTCTAGGGACTCCTCAGGCGCCTCGGATCATCACAGGCCCAACACCCGTCCTGCCTCCATCCCTGCGCAACCCCGCCCCAGTCACCACGCCCACAATTATGCCCCTGATTCGCCAGATCCAGAGCTCCGCCCTTGTTCCAGGAGCCAGTCCACACCCGGCACTGATGCAGCAGGGGCCTGAATCTGGAATCATCTACACCCCCTATGAGTACCCGTACACACTTACACCCTCCATACTGGAATACCCGATCGACTCAACTGGAGTTTTAG CAGGTGCCATGACCACTAAGGTACGACGCCACGACAAGAGAATCCATCCTTACCAAAGGGTAGTGACCACAGACAGAG CTGCCACGGCAACTAACCCATGA
- the LOC101161529 gene encoding protein quaking-B-like isoform X4, translating to MVGETEVKERPKSNPDYLMQLMNDRKVMSSLPNFSGIFTHLERLLDEEIGRVRKDMYNDTLNGGMFNGRDMEELPEAIGPVAQLQEKLYVPVKEYPDFNFVGRILGPRGLTAKQLEAETGCKIMVRGKGSMRDKKKEEMNRGKPNWEHLNEDLHVLITVEDTHNRAKIKLQRAINEVKKLLVPAAEGEDNLKKMQLMELAILNGTYRDANVKTPTATFPLGTPQAPRIITGPTPVLPPSLRNPAPVTTPTIMPLIRQIQSSALVPGASPHPALMQQGPESGIIYTPYEYPYTLTPSILEYPIDSTGVLGAMTTKVRRHDKRIHPYQRVVTTDRAATATNP from the exons ATGGTTGGAGAAACGGAGGTGAAGGAGAGACCCAAGTCCAACCCGGACTATTTAATGCAGCTGATGAACGACAGGAAGGTGATGAGCTCACTGCCCAACTTCAGCGGCATCTTCACGCATCTGGAGCGGCTGCTGGATGAAG AAATTGGCAGGGTGCGCAAAGACATGTACAACGACACGCTGAACGGCGGCATGTTCAACGGGCGCGACATGGAGGAGCTTCCTGAAGCCATCGGGCCTGTGGCTCAGCTGCAGGAGAAACTCTACGTCCCAGTCAAAGAGTACCCTGAT TTCAACTTCGTAGGGAGGATCCTGGGCCCGCGTGGACTGACGGCCAAACAACTGGAGGCCGAGACCGGCTGCAAGATCATGGTGCGAGGAAAAGGCTCCATGAGAGACAAGAAGAAG GAGGAGATGAACCGGGGTAAGCCCAACTGGGAGCACCTCAACGAGGACCTCCACGTCCTGATCACAGTGGAGGACACGCACAACCGTGCCAAGATCAAGCTCCAGCGGGCCATCAACGAGGTCAAGAAACTCCTCGTACCCGCT GCCGAGGGGGAGGACAACCTGAAGAAAATGCAGCTGATGGAGCTGGCCATTCTCAACGGGACCTATAGAGACGCCAATGTCAAGACGC CGACCGCCACCTTCCCTCTAGGGACTCCTCAGGCGCCTCGGATCATCACAGGCCCAACACCCGTCCTGCCTCCATCCCTGCGCAACCCCGCCCCAGTCACCACGCCCACAATTATGCCCCTGATTCGCCAGATCCAGAGCTCCGCCCTTGTTCCAGGAGCCAGTCCACACCCGGCACTGATGCAGCAGGGGCCTGAATCTGGAATCATCTACACCCCCTATGAGTACCCGTACACACTTACACCCTCCATACTGGAATACCCGATCGACTCAACTGGAGTTTTAG GTGCCATGACCACTAAGGTACGACGCCACGACAAGAGAATCCATCCTTACCAAAGGGTAGTGACCACAGACAGAG CTGCCACGGCAACTAACCCATGA
- the LOC101161529 gene encoding protein quaking-B-like isoform X6 — MVGETEVKERPKSNPDYLMQLMNDRKVMSSLPNFSGIFTHLERLLDEEIGRVRKDMYNDTLNGGMFNGRDMEELPEAIGPVAQLQEKLYVPVKEYPDFNFVGRILGPRGLTAKQLEAETGCKIMVRGKGSMRDKKKEEMNRGKPNWEHLNEDLHVLITVEDTHNRAKIKLQRAINEVKKLLVPAAEGEDNLKKMQLMELAILNGTYRDANVKTPTATFPLGTPQAPRIITGPTPVLPPSLRNPAPVTTPTIMPLIRQIQSSALVPGASPHPALMQQGPESGIIYTPYEYPYTLTPSILEYPIDSTGVLGMAFPTKG; from the exons ATGGTTGGAGAAACGGAGGTGAAGGAGAGACCCAAGTCCAACCCGGACTATTTAATGCAGCTGATGAACGACAGGAAGGTGATGAGCTCACTGCCCAACTTCAGCGGCATCTTCACGCATCTGGAGCGGCTGCTGGATGAAG AAATTGGCAGGGTGCGCAAAGACATGTACAACGACACGCTGAACGGCGGCATGTTCAACGGGCGCGACATGGAGGAGCTTCCTGAAGCCATCGGGCCTGTGGCTCAGCTGCAGGAGAAACTCTACGTCCCAGTCAAAGAGTACCCTGAT TTCAACTTCGTAGGGAGGATCCTGGGCCCGCGTGGACTGACGGCCAAACAACTGGAGGCCGAGACCGGCTGCAAGATCATGGTGCGAGGAAAAGGCTCCATGAGAGACAAGAAGAAG GAGGAGATGAACCGGGGTAAGCCCAACTGGGAGCACCTCAACGAGGACCTCCACGTCCTGATCACAGTGGAGGACACGCACAACCGTGCCAAGATCAAGCTCCAGCGGGCCATCAACGAGGTCAAGAAACTCCTCGTACCCGCT GCCGAGGGGGAGGACAACCTGAAGAAAATGCAGCTGATGGAGCTGGCCATTCTCAACGGGACCTATAGAGACGCCAATGTCAAGACGC CGACCGCCACCTTCCCTCTAGGGACTCCTCAGGCGCCTCGGATCATCACAGGCCCAACACCCGTCCTGCCTCCATCCCTGCGCAACCCCGCCCCAGTCACCACGCCCACAATTATGCCCCTGATTCGCCAGATCCAGAGCTCCGCCCTTGTTCCAGGAGCCAGTCCACACCCGGCACTGATGCAGCAGGGGCCTGAATCTGGAATCATCTACACCCCCTATGAGTACCCGTACACACTTACACCCTCCATACTGGAATACCCGATCGACTCAACTGGAGTTTTAG GTATGGCTTTTCCCACCAAAGGCTAA
- the prph2 gene encoding peripherin-2 encodes MALMVVKFDLKKRVKLAQTVWFMYWFAVLAGILVLSLGLFFKIELRKRSELMDNNESHFLPNLLILMGLIACGINAFGGKVCYDSLDPVKFAKWKPMLKYFLVFCVCFNGLLLMTSLLCFLMRIPLQFTLAEGIKNGMKFYKDTDTPGRCYMKRTLDLMQMEFRCCGNDNFRDWFEIQWVSNRYLDFSSKEVKDRIGSNVDGQYLMDGVPFSCCNPSSPRPCIQYQMTNNSAHYSYDHYTEELNVWKKGCRDALLSYYGGIMNTIGALVVLVTMLEVAVTVGLQYVNSSLSTLANPEEVESESEGYLLEKTVKETFTDIMAKMKAMGKGGKVEEGGEEAVATVS; translated from the exons ATGGCTTTGATGGTGGTCAAGTTTGACCTGAAAAAGCGAGTGAAGCTCGCTCAGACAGTCTGGTTCATGTACTGGTTTGCTGTTCTGGCTGGCATCCTTGTCCTCAGCTTGGGTTTGTTCTTCAAAATAGAGCTGCGAAAACGCTCAGAACTGATGGACAACAATGAAAGTCACTTTCTGCCCAACTTGCTCATACTCATGGGTCTCATAGCATGTGGCATCAATGCGTTTGGAGGCAAAGTGTGCTACGACTCTCTAGATCCGGTCAAGTTTGCCAAGTGGAAGCCCATGCTGAAGTACTTCTTAGTGTTCTGCGTGTGCTTCAACGGCCTGCTGCTCATGACTTCCCTGCTGTGCTTCCTGATGAGGATCCCTCTGCAGTTCACCCTGGCTGAGGGAATAAAAAACGGCATGAAGTTCTACAAGGACACAGACACTCCGGGACGGTGCTACATGAAGAGGACCCTGGACCTGATGCAGATGGAGTTTCGATGCTGTGGAAATGACAATTTTAGAGATTGGTTTGAGATCCAGTGGGTCAGCAACCGCTACCTTGACTTCAGCTCAAAGGAAGTTAAAGA TCGCATTGGGAGCAATGTGGACGGCCAATATCTGATGGATGGAGTGCCGTTCAGCTGCTGTAACCCCAGTTCCCCACGACCCTGCATTCAGTACCAGATGACAAACAATTCGGCCCACTACAGTTACGACCACTACACCGAGGAGCTCAATGTGTGGAAGAAAGGCTGCCGCGACGCCCTGCTGTCCTACTATGGAGGCATCATGAACACCATAGGAGCACTGGTGGTGCTGGTGACAATGCTGGAG GTAGCTGTGACCGTTGGCCTGCAGTACGTCAACAGCTCCTTGTCCACCCTGGCAAACCCGGAGGAGGTGGAGAGCGAAAGCGAGGGCTATCTGCTGGAGAAGACCGTCAAGGAGACGTTCACAGATATCATGGCTAAAATGAAGGCCATGGGCAAAGGCGGCAAAGTGGAGGAAGGTGGGGAGGAAGCTGTTGCGACTGTGAGTTGA